Below is a genomic region from Thermochromatium tepidum ATCC 43061.
AGCCTCAGCCGATCTTGGATTTAATTCTATGGCCTTACGATTAAAATTGACTGATTCGATCAGTCGCCCAAATTTTCCAACCAAGCCACCTAGATTATAATAGATCTCTGGTTGTTTTGGATTGAGATCCAAGGCACGCTCAAGACAAACAAGCGCCTCTTCATGACGATCATAATCCATCAAGCACAAACCTTTTCCATTGAGGGCAGGTGAATGATCTGGATCGATTTCTAGCGAGCGATCATAGCATTCAAGCGCCTCTTTGATACGCCCCTGTTGACGTAATGCATTACCCAGTGTGCTTATGGATTCTGGGTCTTTATTGTTAATCGTAATCGACTTGAGCAAATTGTGTTCGGCCTCTTTGTAGCGACCGAGATAAAAATATATGACACCGATAAGCTTCCAGCCAAATGGATCCTGAGGGTAAAGATCGATGAAGCGACGAGCAGCTGATTCGGCTTCAGCATATTTTTGACTTGCCAGAAGCCGCATGATGGTCGTCTTTCGAAATTTGACTAGTGAATTCATAAGATTCCAGGTATCGCCAATTCTGAAAATTAGTAATGAGGATCGGCTTCAATCGAGGTTACGACAGAATCGCCTGATAGTCGCGGATCTGGTCACGGCTGACTACCTGCATATCGGCGCCCGCGCGCCAGGCGCGATGCCAAGCGAGCGTGCGCTCCAGGGCCTGGGCCAGGTTCCAGCGCGGACGCCAACCGAGCCGGATGCGTGCCTGGGTGCTGTCAAGATCGAGGCGCACCGACTCGCGCGGCCCCGGATCCGGATCGATCTGCCAATGCCCCTGAGTGCATTCGCATAGCCGGTGCACGACCTGTTCCACCGTCCAGGCATCACCCGGATCCGGGCCGAAGTTCCAGGCGGTCGCCATCTCGCGCTCCTGGGCGTGGAGACGCTCGGCCAGACTCAGATAGCCGGCGAGGGGTTCGAGCACATGTTGCCAGGGGCGGATCGCCTGGGGTGAACGCAGCCGCACGGCCTCACCCGCATCCAGTGCCCGCAGCACATCCGGGATCAGCCGATCCCGCGCCCAGTCTCCGCCGCCGATGACATTGCCGGCGCGCACACTGGCGATCTGAACGCCAGAGTCAGCGAGAAAGGCACTCCGATACGCCTGGGTCACCAGCTCGGCGGCAGCCTTGCTGCTAGAGTAGGGGTCATGGCCGCCGAGCGGATCGTTTTCGCGATAGGGCCAGACCCATTCGCGGTTGTCATAGCATTTGTCGGTCGTTACCACGATCGCGGCGCGCACGCTCGGGCAGAGACGCACCGCCTCCAAAAGATGTACCGTCCCCATGACATTGATGGCATAGGTCGCGACTGGGTCGGCATAACCAGCGCGCACCAGGGGTTGGGCGGCGAGATGGAGGACGATCTCGGGTTCAACGTCCAGCATGGCCCGCCCCAGGGCCTGCAGGTCGCGCACATCGCCCCTGACATCCCCCGACAGACATTCAGAGAGATGCGCGACTGTGAACAGATTGGGCGTGGTCGGCGGTTCGAGTGCATAGCCGTAGACCTCGGCCCCGAGTTCACTGAGCCACAGCGTCAGCCAGCCGCCCTTGAAGCCGGTATGTCCGGTGATGAAGACCCGACGTCGGCGCCAGAACCCTGGGGTCATGTCCAGCACTTCCAGGGCGCGCGGCCCGAGGCCCATAGGGATTCGAGATAGTTCTTGTCGCGCAGGGTATCCATGGCCTGCCAGAAGCCCTGGTGCTCGAAGGCCATGAGCTGCCCTTGGGCACTGAGCTTGGGCAGGGTGTCGATCTCCCAGCTGGTTCGGTCATTGTCGATGAGATCGATACAGTGTGGCGAGAGCACGAAGAAACCACCATTGATCAGCCCCTCACCGCCGCGTGGCTTTTCGATGAAGCCAGTAACCTTGGTCCCTTGGCGCTCGATGGCGCCATAGCGACCCGGTGCAGGCACGGCGGTGATGGTGGCCCAGCGTCGGTGAGAGCGGTGAAAGGCGATGAGCGCCCGGATATCGACATCGCTCAGCCCGTCGCCATAGGTGAAGCAGAACGCCTCCTGATCGCGCAGATAGGGGGCGACCCGCTTCAGACGCCCGCCGGTCTGGGTCTCGGCGCCGGTATCGATCAGCGTCACCCGCCAGGGCTCGGCCTGATGTTGATGGACCTCGAGCCGATTGGTGGCCAGATCGATGGTGACGTCTGACATGTGCAGGAAATAATTGGCGAAGTACTCCTTGATCATATAGCCCTTGTAGCCACAGCAGACGATGAAATCGGTCACGCCATGATGGGCATAGAGCTTCATGATGTGCCACAGGATCGGCATCCCACCGATCTCGATCATGGGCTTGGGCCGTAGGTGTGACTCCTCAGAGATGCGGGTGCCCAGCCCGCCGGCGAGGATGACCGCCTTCATGGAGGTGGTGTTCGGCATGTATTCGTGTATGCCTCGATCGCAGTTAAGACGGGGGTTGCCTGATGATCGCGGATCCGCTTCCAGGCGACAACCTGCCTCTCGGCCCCCGCGCACCAGGCCCGATGTCGGTATCCTCGTCGGCTGGAGACAATCATGTCGATTGTTGTGGAGTGCGATATGCCGGCTGCTCGTCCTCGCCGCCTGGCCGCGTCGCCTCGTGCTATGCTCGTATCCGAATCAGGGCGCGCTTCGACTCAAATCCAACGAGGTCCAGGTATGTCAGGCTCGAGTCTCGGATGGTTTGTTGTTTGGATATCACTCCTGCTCGCGCTGTCGCCGCTGATCCCCGCCGAGTCACAGACCTTCCAGTCTGCCGGATCCGAAACCCGCTCGGGTGAGGCACAGCCGGGGATCGCGATCCCCGAGGCGCTCGCCCCCTGGGTGCCCTGGGTGCTTGAACAGGGGCCGAACGGTCGCGATCGACGTGCCTGTCCGCTCGATGCGCGCGGTGTGAACCGGCTCTGCGCCTGGCCGGGCCTGTTGCAGCTCGAACTGGACACCGGGGATGGTCGCTTCGAGCAGGTCTGGGAGCTTAGGGCCGCCGACTGGATCGCACTGCCGGGTGACGTCGATCTCTGGCCGCAGGATGTGCGCGCTGATGACGTGCCACTGCCGGTTGTGGCGCGCGACGGGCGTCCAGCAGTCCAGCTACCCGCCGGACGACATCGTCTGACCGGACGCTTCCAGTGGCGCGAGCGTCCCGAATCCCTGCCGCTGCCCCCTGAGACTGGACTCCTGACCCTGGCGCTCGATGGACGTGCCCCAATCGCGCCGCGCCTGGACCGGGACGCTCGGCTCTGGTTGCGCGATCCCGGCCAGGCGCGCGCCGAGGGGGAGGGCGACCGTCTGCAGCTCCAGGTCTATCGGCGTCTCGATGACGATCTGCCACTGCGCGTCCTGACCCGTCTCGAACTGGAGGTGTCCGGGCGCGCACGCGAGATCCAACTCGGCCCGGTCCTGCTCCCTGAAGGCATCCCATCGAATATCGTAAGCCCTCTGCCGACTCGCCTGGGGCCGGACGGGACACTGCGCGTCCAGGTGCGTCCCGGACGCTGGGTACTCGAGGTCGCAAGTTACCATCCGGGCCATGTGACCCAGGTGGTGCGACCTCAGGATCTCGCCGCACCCTGGCCCGAGCGCGAGGTCTGGGCCTTCGCCGTCCAACCCGAACGCCGCCGGGTCGATCTCTCCGGGCTAGAACGGCTGGATCCGAGCCAGACCGGGCTTCCGGGCGATTGGGCGCGGCTACCGGTCTATGCGGCTGGCCCAGGTGCGGTGCTCACATTCACCGAGCAGGGACGTGGCGACACGGACCCCGGACCGGATCGACTGCGGCTTACGCGCGAGCTCTGGCTCGACTTCGACGGACAGGGCTATAGCGCGCGCGATCGTCTTGACGGCGATCTGACCCGAAGCTGGCGGCTGGAGGCCGCGCCCGGTCTTGCCCTGGGTCAGGTACGGGTCGATGACGAACCTGTGCTCATCACCCGACTCGACGCCGATTCACTACCTGGTGTCGAGGTGCGGCGCGGGCGTCTGGATCTGGTCGCCGACAGTCGGCTCGACGCCAGGTCCAACTGGGTACCGGCCTCGGGTTGGTCGCTGGTGCTCGACGGCGCGACCAGCCGGCTGCATCTGCCGCCAGGCTGGGATCTGCTCGCCGTCTCCGGGGTCGACAATCGTCCCGACACCTGGCTGACCCGCTGGACGCTGCTCGATCTGTTCCTGGTGCTGATCCTGACGCTCGGTGTCGGGCGTCTGTGGGGGCCGGGCTGGGGGGCGATCGCCTTGGTGACGCTCGTCCTCATCTGGCAAGAACCCGGTGCACCGCATCTGGTGTGGCTGCATCTGCTGGCCGCCGCCGCCCTGGTGCGTCTCTTGCCCGCTCAAGGCGAATCGCGGGGGCTCGCACGCTGGCGGACCTTCGTGCTCTGGTATCGGCGGCTGGCGGTGCTCGCACTCTTGGCGATCGGCTTACCCTTCCTGGTCTCCGAGGTCCGCGGCGGACTCTATCCGCAGCTCACCCAGCCGTATCAGCGTTCAACCGACAAAGTGGCGGGCGCCCAGGCCCCGGCGCCGACCTTCACGTTCGAGAACATGCTGACGGAGGAGTCGGTGAACCTGGCGCGTCGTGAAGACAAGATCGACGCCCGCTCAGCGCTGATGCCTTCGGCCGCGCCACCGCTGCCTCTGGAACGGCTCGATCCCAAGGCGCTGGTCCAGACCGGGCCTGGCGTCCCGGACTGGCAGTGGCGTGCGGTCGAGTTGAGCTGGACCGGACCCGTTGGACCGAGCGATGGTGCACGACTCTGGTGGCTGACGCCGGGCTGGCGTCTGGTGCTCGTACTCATCACCGGACTGCTGCTAGTCGCTCTGGGACTGCGCCTGTCGGACCTGAATCTCTCGGGGATGGATCTGAAAGGACACTGGCGGGCCAGGGTTCGCGCCGGTGCTCCGCTGGCGCTGTGGGTACCGGCCTTGATGCTTGGGGTAGCCCTGACCCCAGGCCCGACCCTGGCCGCCGACTTCCCGAGTCCGGCCCTCCTGGACGAACTGCGCACGCGCCTGCTCGCACCGCCCGAGTGTCTGCCCGAGTGTCTGACGCTCTCCAACCTCGACCTGCGTGCCGAGCCGGAGCGGCTAACCCTGGACCTGACCCTAGAGGCGGCGACGGCGATGGCCGCCGCGATCCTGGATGCCCGCTCGGGCTGGTCGCCGACTGGGGTGATGCTCAATGGCGTGGCGCTAGAGTGGCTGCGCCGCGACGAGGATGGACGCCTGCTGATCCCGCTCGAACCGGGCCGGCATCGGTTGCAGTTGGTGGGCAGGCTTGGGCCCGAGACCCGGATCGATCTCGCCCTGGCGCTCGATCCGCGCCGGGTCGAGGTCGTCTCTGCCGATGGTTGGCAGATCGAAGGGATCCGGACCCATGGCCGGCCTGGGCGCCAGATCCAACTGATCCGTCTGGCAAGCGCCGATGGCGGGGGACCGCTGAGACAGGATACCCTGCCGCCGTTGCTTTTGATCGAGCGCCGGCTCAAATTCGGGCTCAACTGGCGGGTCGAGACCTCGGTGCGCCGGCTCTCGGCGCCCGAGTTTCCGGCGCTGGTGCCTGTACCCCTGCTTCCGGGCGAATCGGTCCAGACCCCGGGGCTCCAGATCGAGTCCGAGCAGGTCAAGGTTGCGCTCACCCCAGGCCAGACCGAGCTCCACTGGACCTCTAGTCTCGAGCCGGTGAGCGAACTCGAACTGATGGCCAGTACCGACCCGCGCCTGACCGAGTCCTGGTGGCTGGATCTCAGCCCGATCTGGCATCTGGACGGCATGGATCTGACCCCCATCCATCCTCGGGGCCAGGGCGAGCCTTGGCTGCCGCACTGGCGTCCGCTGCCCGGCGAGTCGCTGCGCCTGCGGATCAGCCGTCCCGAGGGTGTGCCCGGTCCCACTCTGACCCTGGATCGGGTTGAGTTCAAGGTCGAACCCGGACGGCGCGGCACGGACACGACCCTGTCCCTGACGGCGCGCAGTACCCAGGGCGGTGTCTATCGGCTTCAGCTCCCCGAGGGTGCCGAGCTTCGCACCCTGGTCCTGGATGGCCGTACCCTGCCGCTGCCGAGCGGTCAGACGACAGTGGTCGAGCTGCCGCTGGTGCCCGGTACGCAGGAGATGCTGATCAGCTGGCGTCTGGAGTCACCGCTGACAGCGAGCTTCAGCCCGGCGAGTCCCGATCTGGGTCAGACGGCGGTCAATCTCACCCAGCGGCTACACCTGCCCGAGGATCGCTGGGTCCTGTTCGCCTGGGGTCCGGGGATCGGGCCGGCGGTGCTGTTCTGGGGGCTGTTCCTGGTGCTGGTCGGCCTAGCCCTGGTGCTTGGACAGGTGTCTCTGACGCCGCTGCGCTGGTATGACTGGTTGCTGCTCGGTCTGGGGTTGGCGCTGTCCGAGGTCTGGGTGACGCTCGTGATCGGTGGCTGGCTGCTTGCGCTCGGTTGGCGCGGGCGTCTGAATGCGTCGAGCCTGCCCTGGTGGCGCTTCAATCTGATCCAGTTCGGGCTGGTGTTGTTCACGCTCCTGGCCCTGTCGGCCCTGATCGGCGCCGTCCAGCAGGGGCTGCTCGGCCATCCCGAGATGTGGATCCGCGGTCATGGATCCAGCGCGACCCTGCTCAATTGGTATCAGGATCGCGGCGGCCCGCGTCTGCCCGCGGTCTGGGTGGTCTCGGTGCCGCTCTGGGTCTATCGCGCCCTCATGCTCGCCTGGGCGCTGTGGTTGGCGGTGCGTCTGCTCGACTGGTTACGCTGGGGTTGGCAGGGGTTCGCGCGCCCGAGTCCCTGGCTGGATCGGACCAAGCCGGAGGCCGAATCCGAGCCTCTGCGGCTCGATGGCTATGGCCGGGGCGACGGGGCTGGGCGCGAATGATTCAGATCCAGGCGGCGCCTGCCGCCGCCCTGTAGGATCGTGCCCAGTCCTCACCCATCCCGTCATCCAGGGAGCCGATCCGACGTCTGAGACCGCTCGCGAATCTGGCATCACAGCAATTCACGAGTGCTGCGATCGCCGCGACCTAGAGTAACGATCGCGCGCCCAGGACCCAAGCCAAGCCTGTCCCCCTCCTTCCGCGGCATGGGTATCTACACAAACCCGGCTCTGTTCGGGGGATTTCTCGCGGGGAAGATGAGGTACAAATAAGCGGTATGCGACAAATTTTGGTGACAAGCGTCTTGACGAACGCTATGGGAAGCTGTTCAAGGGGCATATGAACTGTACTGGCCCCTTGGCAGCGGGAGTCAAAGCCTTGCCGGACGGGAAGAAAGCCGCGTCGCACGCCCAGGCGATGGGGCGATTTCTGGCGAATCCACGGGTGACGCCTGAGGGGCTGTCGGTTCCGCTGTTGGCGGCGACACGGGAGGCCGTGACGGCGGATGGCGGTGAGTATGTGTTGGCGGTGGCGGACTGGTCGAGAGTGAACGATGGAGGGCACGCCTCGAAACGGGATCGCCTGCAAATGACCCATGCCACGGATGTGGGCGACGAACTGCAAAGCAGCCTCCTGGTCAGTGCCGAGGATGGCGCGCCCTTGGGGGTGCCGGTGCAGGATCTGGTGACGGCCCAAGGCGTCTGGAGCTCGTGTGCCGACACGATCAGCCCCAAGGTGTCTTCGCCTCTGGACGAATTGAGCGAGCGGATGAGTTGGCTGGAGCAGCAGAAATTCGGCCCCCGGTTGGTACATGTGATTGATCGCGAAGCGGATTCGGTCGGCCATCTGCGCCGCTGGACGCGCGACGGCCAGTTGTGGCTGGTGCGCGCCAAAGGGAACTCGACGGTACGTTACGGCAACGGCTCGATGCGCATCGACGCGGTGGCCAAGCAACTTGGCTATACCCGAGAACGCCAGGTTCTCTGCCAAGGCCGACCGATCCAGCACTGGATTGCCAGTGCGCCGGTAGTTCTGACCCGGCCGGCGAAGCCGAAGAAAATCGGCGCTGACGGGCGACGGCAGCGACCGGTTCCGGGCGAACCGCTGAAGGCCCGGCTGGTGGTCAGTCGCCTGTACGACGAAGCCGGACATCTGGTGGCCGAATGGTTCTTGCTCACGTCGGTGCCTGAAACCGTCAGTGCCGCGCGTGTGGCACTGTGGTACGACTTCCGCTGGCAGATCGAATCGTTCTTCAAACTGCTCAAACAGGCAGGCCATCAACTGGAGCAGTGGGGAACAGGAGAGCGGGGGAGCCCTATTCAAGCGTCTGCTGATCGCCACCCAGGCCTGTATCCTGGTGTGGCGCCTCTCTGCGCAGCAGACCGAGGAGGCACAAGCCGCCCGGCAGTTTCTCGTGCGCTTGTCCGGCAGGCAGATGAAGGCATCTCGCCTTGTTACCCCCTCCGCCTTGTTGGCTGGCGCTTTCATACTGTTCGCCATCCTCGATTCCCTTGATCACTCTTCCATCCCAGAACTCCGTGCCTTCGCCAACTCGATTCTTCTTGCTAACGGAGGGGATGGATGAAATTGTGTAGATACCTATGCTCCCGCGGGCGGGAGAGGGCCGGGGTGAGGGTGTCGAACCGACCACAGGCTTTCCGGGGGTGGATAGGCGCCCTCATCCCAACCCTTCTCCCGCGGGCGGGAGAAGGGCTTGCTCAGATGGCCAGCGCCTCTGCGAGGCGCTCAACCCTTGCGCTGCGTAAACCGTTTGAGCCGCTGCCGCTTGGCGATCTGACGCGCGGTGAGCGTGTTACGCCTGCCCTGATAGGGATTGGAACCGCTCTTGAACTCCAGCCGCAACGGGGTGCCCAGCAGATCGAGCTCCTTGCGGAAGCGATTGATGAGATAGCGCTTGTAGCTCTCGGGGACCTTGTCGGTCTGGTTGCCGTGGATGACGATGAGCGGCGGATTGCGTCCGCCCTGATGGGCATAGCGCAACTTGATGCGCCGGCCCTTGACCAGAGGCGGCTGGTGCTCCATCACCGCGGCCTCCAGCAGTCGGGTCAGCTCGGGTGTCGCCAGGTCGCGGGTGGCATTGGCATAGGCCAGATCGACATCGTCGAGCAGATGGCCGACCCCAGTGCCGTGGAGCGCCGAGACCCTGTGCAGCTTGGCGAAATCCAGAAACGCCAGCTTGCGTGCGAACTGATCGCGTACCCGATTGCGGCTGTCTACGTCCAGCCCGTCCCATTTGTTGATCGCCACCACCAGCGCCCGTCCGCTCTCGAGGATGTGCCCGGCGAGGGTGGCGTCCTGCTCGCCGATGCCTTCCTGCGCATCCAGGACCAGGATGATGACATGCGCCGCCTCGATCGCTTGCAGTGTCTTGATGACGCTGAACTTCTCGATCGGGTCGGTGACACGCGCACGCCTTCGGACGCCGGCCGTATCGATCAGGGTATAACGCTGGGCGTGACCGGGCCGTTCGAATGGGATGAAGATGCTGTCGCGCGTGGTGCCCGGACTGTCGAAGGTGACCTGTCGTTCCTCGCCGAGCAGCCGGTTGATGAGTGTCGACTTGCCCACGTTCGGGCGCCCGACCACCGCGACCTTGATCCGGTCGTCCTCGCTCTGTACCCAGTCCGCATCCGTGCCCTCGGGCAGGTGCTCGAAGACATGGTCGATGAGTGCGTGCACGCCCAGCCCTTGGGTCGCCGAGACCGCCCAGGGCACGCCCAGCCCCAGCCGATGGAAGTCGGCCACGGCCAGGGTCGGATCTGTGGTATCGCTCTTGTTCACGACCAGGGTGAGCGGCTTGCCGACCCGGCGCAGGCGCTGGGCAAGGTCGAGGTCCTCTGGGGTACAGCCGTCACGGGCATCGACCAGGAACAACAGATGATCGGCCTCTTCGATCGCACGCTGGACCTGGCGCTCCATCAGCGCCTCGATCCCCTCGGCGACGCTGCCGAGGCCGCCGGTGTCGACGATGACATAGGGGCGCGGACCGATGCGCCCGATACCGTATTGACGATCGCGCGTCAGACCGGGAAGGTCGGCGACCAGGGCATCGCGGGTGCGGGTGAGCCGGTTGAACAGGGTCGATTTGCCGACATTGGGGCGACCGATCAGGGTGATGACGGGCAACATGCGGATCAGAGTCGGGCTTGAGTGGTGGACCGATCGGCTGATGACTCAGCCGTCGGTGTCCGAGACGCTGGGGTTTTGGTGTCCGGCACGGGCATTGTCGCGCCCAGGGTCAGTGCGACGAGCGTGCCGTCGTCGGCATAGACATAGATCCGGTTGCCCACGACCAGCGGACGGGCAGTGATCGGTGCCTTGGTCAGGCGCATCCGCCCCACCAGTCGCCCGTCGCGCTTGTCAAGCAGATGCAGATAGCCCTCGAAGTCGCCGACCAATAGCCGTTCGCCAATGAGCGCCGGCGCAGTGAGCCGACGATAGCGCAGTTGATCCTGCTTCCAGCGCCCGGCCCCGTCGGCCATCTCGGCCCCCCAAACCTGATCTTTGGAGTCGGTCACATAGATCCCGTCGGCGTCGGACGTCAGGCCGGCATAGACCGAGAGTTCGCGCCGCCACAAGACATTGCCCCGGTCGAGATCCACGGCAGCCAGGTCGCCATTGTAGGCACCGACATAGACCCTCGAACCGACCAGGATCGGATCGGCATCGATATCCGTGATCCGCGCCAGTTCGGAACGTCCGCTCGGATGGCTAATGGTCACCTCCCAGATCGGCAGGCCATCCTTGGGGTCGAGCTTGACCAGCTTGCCGCCTGAGAGCCCGACAATGATCCCATCCTCGGTCAGGGCCGGGGTGCTGCTGCCACGCAGGGTCAGGACCGGCGGTGGATAGTCGATACGCCACTGGAGCTGACCGGTCGCTGCATTCAGGCCATGGAGGCTATCGTCGAGGGTGTGGACAAAGACTTGGCCATTCCCCCCGAACCGCGGGACCGAGAGCACCTCACTGCCGAGCTGGGCGCGCCAGAATTCGCGTCCATCTTGGGTCGAGAGCGCAACGACCTCGCCCTGGCTGGTCCCCAGCACCAGACGGTCGCCGGCCACCTCTGGCCCGCCGCTCAAGGTGAGACCCGTCTCGCGTTGCCAGAGCAGGCGTCCCGAGTCTGCCGCGAGCGCCACCACGCGCCCGCGTGCATCGGCGACATAGAGCCGCCCATCGGCAAAGGCCGGAACCAGATAGAGCCGCCGTCCCTCGGTGCCGCGTGTCGGGTGCGTTGACCACAGGGTGTCAAAGCGCGTCTCCTGCGCCAGGGTCGGCAACGGCGATGGGGGGGTCGGGTCTTTCTCCTTGCCGAACCAGGGGATACCGCCACAGCCGGTCAGCAACATGACCAGTGCCAGAATCAGGCTGAGCCGCAAGAGCAAGAATCCGAGGCGAAATCTCATCATGGCGGTATCCGGGCCGCCTAATCGGCGGCAGGCAGGTTGTCGAGCTTGAGTCGGATCAGTTGCGAGAGGCTGCTGCCGGATTCGATCGCGCGCTGATAGGCCGCGCGTGCCGCATCCAGGTCGCCGCGTGCGGCGGCGATGTCACCGCGCACCGCGGCGAACTCGCCGGCAAAGGCAGGGCTGACATCGTACTTATCGATCGTCTTGGACGCCGCGTCGAGTTGGTTGTCGGCGAACTGGAGGCGCGCCAGGCGGAGTGCCGCCAGGCGCGCGATGGCCGGATCGGGTGCGGTGTCGATGGCGTTGCGAAGCGCGGTCATGGCCTCAGCGGTCTGACCGGCCTCATGGAGTGCCTTGGCCGCAACCAGGTCGCTGAGTGCCGAGTAGGGCGTGGAGCCGAAGTTGTCCCTGATCGTTTGGGTCTGCTTGGTCACGGACTCGATCTGCTTGTCGGCGGCATTGAGCATCAGTTGCTCAAAGGCGGCAGACGCCTCGCCCGCGGTGCGCTCCTGGTGCTCGATCCACAGCCGCCAACCCCAG
It encodes:
- the rfbG gene encoding CDP-glucose 4,6-dehydratase, with the translated sequence MTPGFWRRRRVFITGHTGFKGGWLTLWLSELGAEVYGYALEPPTTPNLFTVAHLSECLSGDVRGDVRDLQALGRAMLDVEPEIVLHLAAQPLVRAGYADPVATYAINVMGTVHLLEAVRLCPSVRAAIVVTTDKCYDNREWVWPYRENDPLGGHDPYSSSKAAAELVTQAYRSAFLADSGVQIASVRAGNVIGGGDWARDRLIPDVLRALDAGEAVRLRSPQAIRPWQHVLEPLAGYLSLAERLHAQEREMATAWNFGPDPGDAWTVEQVVHRLCECTQGHWQIDPDPGPRESVRLDLDSTQARIRLGWRPRWNLAQALERTLAWHRAWRAGADMQVVSRDQIRDYQAILS
- the rfbF gene encoding glucose-1-phosphate cytidylyltransferase, yielding MKAVILAGGLGTRISEESHLRPKPMIEIGGMPILWHIMKLYAHHGVTDFIVCCGYKGYMIKEYFANYFLHMSDVTIDLATNRLEVHQHQAEPWRVTLIDTGAETQTGGRLKRVAPYLRDQEAFCFTYGDGLSDVDIRALIAFHRSHRRWATITAVPAPGRYGAIERQGTKVTGFIEKPRGGEGLINGGFFVLSPHCIDLIDNDRTSWEIDTLPKLSAQGQLMAFEHQGFWQAMDTLRDKNYLESLWASGRAPWKCWT
- a CDS encoding transposase, producing the protein MPDGKKAASHAQAMGRFLANPRVTPEGLSVPLLAATREAVTADGGEYVLAVADWSRVNDGGHASKRDRLQMTHATDVGDELQSSLLVSAEDGAPLGVPVQDLVTAQGVWSSCADTISPKVSSPLDELSERMSWLEQQKFGPRLVHVIDREADSVGHLRRWTRDGQLWLVRAKGNSTVRYGNGSMRIDAVAKQLGYTRERQVLCQGRPIQHWIASAPVVLTRPAKPKKIGADGRRQRPVPGEPLKARLVVSRLYDEAGHLVAEWFLLTSVPETVSAARVALWYDFRWQIESFFKLLKQAGHQLEQWGTGERGSPIQASADRHPGLYPGVAPLCAADRGGTSRPAVSRALVRQADEGISPCYPLRLVGWRFHTVRHPRFP
- the der gene encoding ribosome biogenesis GTPase Der, producing MLPVITLIGRPNVGKSTLFNRLTRTRDALVADLPGLTRDRQYGIGRIGPRPYVIVDTGGLGSVAEGIEALMERQVQRAIEEADHLLFLVDARDGCTPEDLDLAQRLRRVGKPLTLVVNKSDTTDPTLAVADFHRLGLGVPWAVSATQGLGVHALIDHVFEHLPEGTDADWVQSEDDRIKVAVVGRPNVGKSTLINRLLGEERQVTFDSPGTTRDSIFIPFERPGHAQRYTLIDTAGVRRRARVTDPIEKFSVIKTLQAIEAAHVIILVLDAQEGIGEQDATLAGHILESGRALVVAINKWDGLDVDSRNRVRDQFARKLAFLDFAKLHRVSALHGTGVGHLLDDVDLAYANATRDLATPELTRLLEAAVMEHQPPLVKGRRIKLRYAHQGGRNPPLIVIHGNQTDKVPESYKRYLINRFRKELDLLGTPLRLEFKSGSNPYQGRRNTLTARQIAKRQRLKRFTQRKG
- the bamB gene encoding outer membrane protein assembly factor BamB; translation: MMRFRLGFLLLRLSLILALVMLLTGCGGIPWFGKEKDPTPPSPLPTLAQETRFDTLWSTHPTRGTEGRRLYLVPAFADGRLYVADARGRVVALAADSGRLLWQRETGLTLSGGPEVAGDRLVLGTSQGEVVALSTQDGREFWRAQLGSEVLSVPRFGGNGQVFVHTLDDSLHGLNAATGQLQWRIDYPPPVLTLRGSSTPALTEDGIIVGLSGGKLVKLDPKDGLPIWEVTISHPSGRSELARITDIDADPILVGSRVYVGAYNGDLAAVDLDRGNVLWRRELSVYAGLTSDADGIYVTDSKDQVWGAEMADGAGRWKQDQLRYRRLTAPALIGERLLVGDFEGYLHLLDKRDGRLVGRMRLTKAPITARPLVVGNRIYVYADDGTLVALTLGATMPVPDTKTPASRTPTAESSADRSTTQARL
- a CDS encoding YfgM family protein; this encodes MSYETDEEKVEAIKAWWKDNGLSVIVGAVIGLATIWGWRLWIEHQERTAGEASAAFEQLMLNAADKQIESVTKQTQTIRDNFGSTPYSALSDLVAAKALHEAGQTAEAMTALRNAIDTAPDPAIARLAALRLARLQFADNQLDAASKTIDKYDVSPAFAGEFAAVRGDIAAARGDLDAARAAYQRAIESGSSLSQLIRLKLDNLPAAD